GCGCGAGAGCGACGACGGTCCTGGACCGGGTCGTCCCCGCGGTCACCATCGACCCGCCCGGCACGCTGAGGTGGTCCACCCCCCTCGTGTCGAGCATGACCTTCACCGGAACGGCCACCGACCAGACCTCGCCGATCATGGTCGTCCTGGTCACGCTGAAGCAGGGCAGCACGGTGGTGGCCCAGCGCCACGCCGTGAAGAGCAGCAACGCCCGGTCCATCACGTGGAGCGCGAACCTCGGCGACATGTTCTACATGCCCGGCAACTACACGGTCGAGGCGAGGGCCCTCGACCACGCGGGCAACATGGGACCCACGCAGAGCGCCAGCGTGCTCGTTCTCTAGCGAGGCAACACCCCCGGCGTAGGAGTGGCGGCCCCCTCGGGGGCCGCCTCTTCCGTTGCGGGTAGGCTGTGCTCCGAGATCCGGAGGAGCGATATGGACTACATCCTCGACGCCGAGCACAACGAGTTCCGCAAGGTCGTCCGTCAGTTCTGCGAGACCGTGATCGCGCCGCGCGCGGCCGAGTTCGACGAGCGGGCCGAGTTCCCGACCGAGCTCGTCCTGAAGTGCGGGCGGCAGGGGTTCCTGGGGCTCCCGATCCCCGAGGAGTACGGAGGCGCAGGGGCCGACTACCTGTCCTACCTGATCTGCGTCGAGGAGCTGGCCCGGGTCGACCCGTCCATCGCGATCACCGTGGAGGCCCACCAGTCCCTCGTGTGCAACCTGCTCTTCCACTTCGGCTCCGAGGAACAGAAGAGGCAGTGGCTGACCCCACTCGCCCGGGGCGAGAGGATCGGCGCCTTCGGGCTGACGGAGCCGGGGGCGGGGTCGGACGCGGGCGGCACCAAGACGACGGCCCGGAAGGTCGAGGGCGGCTACGTGATCAACGGCACGAAGATGTTCATCACGAACGCCGGGACCGAGATCTCGCTGCTCACGATCTGCACCGCGCGCACGGAGGACGGCGAGATCTCCGCCTTCATCGTCCCGAACGGGACGCCCGGGTTCGAGGTCGGACGCAAGCTGCGCAAGCTCGGGTGGCACG
This window of the Actinomycetota bacterium genome carries:
- a CDS encoding acyl-CoA dehydrogenase family protein, with translation MDYILDAEHNEFRKVVRQFCETVIAPRAAEFDERAEFPTELVLKCGRQGFLGLPIPEEYGGAGADYLSYLICVEELARVDPSIAITVEAHQSLVCNLLFHFGSEEQKRQWLTPLARGERIGAFGLTEPGAGSDAGGTKTTARKVEGGYVINGTKMFITNAGTEISLLTICTARTEDGEISAFIVPNGTPGFEVGRKLRKLGWHASDTRELAFVDCYVPDDHLLGEPGKGFRQFLAQLDDGRVAISALAVGQAQGCLDACLDYVKDRHQFGRSIGTFQAIQFKLADMATRIHHARLAVYHAGRLRQEGKPYKMEASMVKLNSTEMAVEIAREAVQVHGGYGFIEEFPVARFYRDAKVLEIGEGTSEVQRIIISRQLGLPQGEKVRGS